The following are encoded together in the Phaseolus vulgaris cultivar G19833 chromosome 9, P. vulgaris v2.0, whole genome shotgun sequence genome:
- the LOC137822140 gene encoding uncharacterized protein, producing the protein MIPVEIQENSPRFLNFVAEKSNEERKVNLDLLDEIREEARVSAEAVKRRVERRHNSKVRQRQFQEGNLVMRKAHKHELENKSSPKWTGPFRVVEALENGAYRLET; encoded by the coding sequence atgattcccgtggagatacaAGAAAATTCGCCAAGATTTCTGAATTTCGTGGCCGAGAAGTCCAAcgaggagagaaaggtgaacctagACCTTTTGGACGAGATACGAGAAGAAGCCAGGGTTAGCGCTGAAGCtgtaaagagaagggtggagcgaaggcacaactccaaggtgaggcAGAGGCAGTTCCAGGAGGGAAATCTGGTTATGAGGAAAGCACATAAGCACGAGTTAGAAAATAAGtcgtctcccaagtggactggcccGTTCAGAGTGGTGGAGGCATTGGAGAACGGCGCTTACCGGCTGGAGACCTAG
- the LOC137822142 gene encoding uncharacterized protein: protein MFWPTFSKLQLSPDHLKPYPGCLYGFAGDQVEVRGYVELRTTFTDGATARTEKIKYLVVNAPSAYNILLGRPTLNRLGAVPSTRHMKVKMPSMEGVVVTIKSDQKEARRCYKNSLKQRRSVCHVTTTPPPRLDEGRAEVATLVRGTHDDVEMEEAMLGGTGSAQGEAERARGIAPRESGIARAVIARERRPHPSEGWVEAEIGGRGFNLGGQLDEDTRRQISGVIEKNTGAFAWSASDMSGIDLDFLCHRLAMDPQVRPVRQRRRKYNEEKRQVIHQETHKLLATGHIWEIQYPEWLANVVLVKKSNGKWRMCVDFTDLNKACPKDSYPLPSIDALVDSASGCQLMSFLDAFSGYNQIRMHPSDECKTAFMTERSCYCYKVMPFGLKNAGATYQRLMDRVLSPMLGRNV from the coding sequence atgttctggccgacgttcagcaaattgcagttgtcccctgaccaTCTGAAGCCATACCcggggtgtttgtatggtttcgcaggggaccaggtagaggtgcggggctATGTGGAGCTGAGGACCACATTCACGGATGGTGCCACAGCCCGCACTGAGAAAATTAAGTACTTGGTGGTCAATGCTCCGTCTGcttacaacatactgttgggaagaccGACACTCAACAGGTTAGGAGCCgtaccatcgacaaggcacatgaaggtaaagatGCCTTCGATGGAGGGGGTAGTGGTTACCATTAAATCAGACCAAAAGGAAGCCCGCCGCTGCTACAAAAACAGTCTCAAGCAGCGGAGAAGCGTGTGCCATGTTACCACGACGCCACCACCAAGGTTGGACGAGGGAAGAGCGGAAGTCGCGACGTTGGTAAGAGGCACGCACGACGACGTGGAGATGGAAGAAGCGATGCTTGGGGGCACGGGAAGTGCCCAGGGTGAAGCTGAGAGGGCGAGAGGGATCGCGCCTCGCGAGTCTGGGAtagcgagggcggtcatcgccagagAGAGAAGACCCCACCCGTCTGAGGGGTGGGTGGAAGCGGAGATCGGGGGAAGAGGGTTCAATCTGGGAGGACAGCTCGACGAGGACACGCGACGACAGATCTCCGGGGTAATTGAGAAGAACACGGGCGCATTTGCGTGGTCAGCCTCGGACATGTCGGGCATTGACCTGGACTTCCTCTGCCATCGCCTCGCAATGGATCCCCAGGTccgaccggtgcgacaaaggaggaGGAAGTACAATGAGGAAAAGAGGCAGGTGATCCACCAGGAAACCCACAAACTCTTGGCCACGGGGCATATCTGGGAAATCCAGTACCcagagtggctggccaatgtggtgctggtgaagaagtcaaacggcaagtggaggatgtgcgtggatttCACTGACCTTAACAAAGCATGCCCCAAGGACTCCTATCCCCTGCCTAGCattgacgccctggtggatagtgcgtcAGGATGCCAGCTGATGAGTTTCTTGGACGCTTTTTCaggttacaaccagatcaggatgcacccgtCGGACGAGTGCAAGACCGCATTCATGACCGAGCGATCTTGCTACTGTTATAAGGTAATGCCGTTCGgtttgaagaatgcgggggccacctatcagaggttgatggacagAGTACTCTCGCCGATGCTAGGAAGGAACGTATAG